The DNA region TTGGAATCATAAATGCATCTTTCATAATTTGTGAAGCAGCAATATTGACTTTCTTTACAACCGGACTGGTTTCACTTTCTTTTTTTTCTGTTTTGCCAGGGTTGGAAGCCGAAGGAGTGCTTATATTTTCAATGGGCGACGGATCAGCCAGTACCTGATCCATTTTTTTTCGGGAAGCATAACAAATTTTAATCAATAAAATTTCTATATGCAAACGTTTGTTTCTGCTTCTAACCAAATTTACATCAGATTCATGTACCTGATCCAACCAGTTTATCAAATCTGAGCGTCTGCATGCTTCTGCTTGTTGGATGTATTTTTTTCTGATTGCATCGCTTCCTTCAAACAAAGACTGTAAATTGGGATCTTTGACGATCATCAAATTGCGGAAATGGGAAGCCATGCCTTCCAATATAATTTCAGGATCAAAGCCAAGCGATAAAACCTGATTCAGTAAAACCAATGCGGCTTCAACATTTTCTGTTAGAAAAGCATCAGAAAATTTGAAAAAATAATCGTAATCCAGTACGTTTAAATTTTCAACTACATCTTTGTATAAAATACTTTTATCAGAGAAACTTTTAATGCGGTCAAAAATAGATAAAGCATCCCGCAGTGCACCATCCGCTTTTTGTGCAATCAAATGCAAGGCTTCATCTTCAGCATGAATGGATTCCTGTTGACAAATTTTTTCAAGCTGAAATACGATGTCCTTTTCCTGAATTCTCCTAAAATCATAAATCTGACAACGACTTAAAATGGTTGGTATGATTTTATGTTTTTCAGTTGTAGCTAAAATAAATTTGGCATAAGGTGGCGGTTCTTCTAAGGTTTTCAAAAAAGCATTAAAAGCCGCCGTTGATAACATATGAACCTCATCGACTATATAGATTTTATATTTTCCAGCCTGGGGTTGGTACCGCACCTGATCAACCAATTCGCGGATGTCTTCAACCGAATTATTGGAAGCTGCATCCAGTTCGAAAATATTAAAAGAAGCATTTTCCATGAAAGCCCGGCAATTATCACAGGAATTGCAGGGTTCCCAATCTGCACTGGGATTGGTACAATTGAGTACTTTAGCCAAAATCCGGGCACAGGTCGTTTTACCAACGCCTCTGGGACCGCAAAACAGAAAGGCATGTGCAATTTGGCCTTTTGCAAGTGCATTCTTGAGCGTGTGAGCTACATGCTCCTGGCCAACTACATCCGTCCATTTAAGCGGACGGTATTTTCGTGCTGATACTATAAATGAATCCATACCTTTTGTGGTGGGCAAAAGTAGGAAATTTTCTCCCAATCTGATTCCGGATATTTTATAGTATCTTTAAGAGCAATTATTCTTCTTTTCTGCTAATTCCATTCAATCCGATTCATCTCGA from Saprospiraceae bacterium includes:
- the dnaX gene encoding DNA polymerase III subunit gamma/tau, with protein sequence MPTTKGMDSFIVSARKYRPLKWTDVVGQEHVAHTLKNALAKGQIAHAFLFCGPRGVGKTTCARILAKVLNCTNPSADWEPCNSCDNCRAFMENASFNIFELDAASNNSVEDIRELVDQVRYQPQAGKYKIYIVDEVHMLSTAAFNAFLKTLEEPPPYAKFILATTEKHKIIPTILSRCQIYDFRRIQEKDIVFQLEKICQQESIHAEDEALHLIAQKADGALRDALSIFDRIKSFSDKSILYKDVVENLNVLDYDYFFKFSDAFLTENVEAALVLLNQVLSLGFDPEIILEGMASHFRNLMIVKDPNLQSLFEGSDAIRKKYIQQAEACRRSDLINWLDQVHESDVNLVRSRNKRLHIEILLIKICYASRKKMDQVLADPSPIENISTPSASNPGKTEKKESETSPVVKKVNIAASQIMKDAFMIPKLGNLDSLKQKIEADEKQKQEKLIDFTEENFIQFWEDCKREEKSASFKVMLNSTKVKWEPHSITILTGSSIVRDSIRMELKLDEKIRNTFSTKNITSRIEIDPELAALEEKKVVKKLSANEKWDMMVASNHKLSDLKDVFSLKMDED